ctgaCACAAAATTTATAGATTCAAGATTTGTATCAAGATGATGATTTGATAAAATGTGAATTGCCAAATAAATTAAGCAgtataatatacaaaaagcgaaaaaataaaaacaaaaaaatgtatatattaaataatgaaaaccATGTAATATTACCTTCGAATCCAATTTCGGAAgagtataaaaattgtataaatcCAATCGATTTTAACTATGAAGAATTACATGTCTATATGGAGGTAAATACTGGAAGCGTCAACGAAAAGAAAAATCAGCAGGGTATTAGTCATTTATGCGAGCATGTATCTTATATGGGCTCTAAGTAAGAAtcattcattatttatataaattgtcTTTTATATACTCTATTTTATGTTGATACATTTAcgttaaatatatttatgaattCAAATACGCATACCCTTTATCTATCACTAATGTTAATTAATAATGCATTTACTCAATGGTTAAGCATGAATACATACATAAGCATATTTACTATTCTCCTCAATCGTTTTTTTCTAATCACCTTTATATGCAAATTATCATTTACAGGAAAAGAAAAGATATcatagataaaaatattcgaACAAACGCATATACCGATTTTCATCATAtcgttttttatataagtGTGAGTTTAAATAacgaaatatataaagagAACTCATTAAGCAGTTTCAAGTATgataattttgtaaaaaatattaaagaagatgatattgaaaattatgACATATATACAGTTGAcgaatttaattataagcATAGTATTTTATCGCAGTGTCTTGACGTTATGGTAGATGTTTTATCGGGTCGAGACCAATTTAATAAGGAAAGAAtaacaaaagaaaaaaaagccATATTTTCTGAATACAGTATTATAAATACCGTAGAATACAAAATTAACTCcgatattataaaaacattGCATAGAGAAAACAGGTAAGTATTTTCTGtctttcataattattctcatttatatactatttcccacgaattatttattactgTTTTCTACTTCTTTCCATTGGTACTAATCTTTcatcttttaatttttaaacttataattgatttttttttttttaaataggTTATCTCATAGACTCCCAATTGGAAAACTAGAATTACTAAAACGTTATGAAGAAAAGGACGTAAAGGAGTAtttcaatttattttttagacCAGAGAAtgtaaatttatatgtttatgGGGATATAAATGCTGATATTgcacaaaaaattataaacagcaaatttaataatataaaatgcaccaatttaaaaaaaacagatatagaatatttaaatattttaaacgATAAAAATACACTCCGAtcaaagaataaaaatttacCTGCTGTTGTTCATATGTATGGTTCATCACCAAAAAACACAAGTAATGCAATTTCTTATGATAAGTTAATTGACACATGCAATAATAATCAACAAAATTCATGTAATGATAAAGAAGTTTCGCAATTAATATCAGAAGATATTTCTAAAATCGATGAATTGATAGATGATAATATTGCCGATCTTGTAAAATTTAAGAAtctaaaaaaagaaaataaaaatgatattgCTACCGAATTAAAATTCCgattttatttacaaaataaatattctgTAAATTTGGAAGAAGAAAAATCATTAAACAAGccattagaaaaaaatttccaAACTcaatttgaaatatttaaatattcgCTAAATAATgctaatataaatattttattaaaagaagaaataaaaagtattaGATCTATGGAagattttaaaatatcCATAATAAAAGACATCATATTTTACTGCTTATCGTTTAGATTTAATATACATAGAAATGAtctatttaataatatagatataaacgaatatacaaatataaatgaaggAGCCACTGTTAGAAcaatagaaataaaaacaaatccCCAATCTATTCATAAAAGTATAAACggtttatataaatttataaaaagtctaattatatatggatTTTCAAAAGGAGAAAtcgaaaattataaaattaatgaaattgATTTTGACAACATCGATGAACAAAATgcagaaaaaaataatattattgataCTACCAATAATAGTAGTGGCAATGATAGCGAAAAAGGGCCATCTTCTACTTCACAAAACATGAAACTAGATCATTCTGGAGCCTGCAACGAACAAAGtgaagaatatattttagaCACCAAAAtgaatgaaatatatactgatgaaattcaaaaaataattgacTACAATTCATGCAGcaatgtatatatgaatgaaaaaagagaaaaaaaattaaaaaaacatatttttgaaaatattacaattgaagaaataaataattttgctaaaaaatattttcaatatttatttaatatatttaatgagGATACCTCATTAAAACCAAATTGTGTTATTATTCATGTTCCATATGACAATtttaatgatttaaaaaaaagtgatattaaagaaaatttttataataatatatattcagaAGAACAAATACCAAATTATTCAATAAATATCCAAAAACAGTTATTATCACcccaatatatatatcaaaatattacaGAAAATTTACATAGATCAAAATATATCGATCTAATCCAccaaaaacaaaaaaactCATCAATTTTTAGTTAcatattaaaacaaattaaacGGGTAGAAAAACCTCAAGAAATTCATAATACAAATTGCATCTTAAAAAATCTAAACACAGAACCaaattttgatttatttaaagCATGTTATAATATTGACCATAAtgataacaaaaaaataggCACAATAAAcgaattaaataatgatgaatTTCCAAAAAGCAGTAAtactaataattttgaCCAGGATATCGAAACcacaaatgaaaaatttcATGAGGATGTTAAATTGCtgaatttgaaaaattatgtattatcaaataagggtaaaaaagaaatagaaaattatCAACTACTAAATGgcattaaaataaatttatataaaacacAAATTGATAAAAAGTATGTTTATTTAAGACTCATAATTCCACATAACGATatattaagaaaaaaaaaaaacaaacttCAAAACAAAAACAGTAG
This DNA window, taken from Plasmodium berghei ANKA genome assembly, chromosome: 13, encodes the following:
- a CDS encoding stromal-processing peptidase, putative — protein: MKKINEIILSFLFALYFVNCLKSNFRKNAYIIHSPNWTNDSKTRFRRWNSQNNNNIQDLYQDDDLIKCELPNKLSSIIYKKRKNKNKKMYILNNENHVILPSNPISEEYKNCINPIDFNYEELHVYMEVNTGSVNEKKNQQGISHLCEHVSYMGSKKRKDIIDKNIRTNAYTDFHHIVFYISVSLNNEIYKENSLSSFKYDNFVKNIKEDDIENYDIYTVDEFNYKHSILSQCLDVMVDVLSGRDQFNKERITKEKKAIFSEYSIINTVEYKINSDIIKTLHRENRLSHRLPIGKLELLKRYEEKDVKEYFNLFFRPENVNLYVYGDINADIAQKIINSKFNNIKCTNLKKTDIEYLNILNDKNTLRSKNKNLPAVVHMYGSSPKNTSNAISYDKLIDTCNNNQQNSCNDKEVSQLISEDISKIDELIDDNIADLVKFKNLKKENKNDIATELKFRFYLQNKYSVNLEEEKSLNKPLEKNFQTQFEIFKYSLNNANINILLKEEIKSIRSMEDFKISIIKDIIFYCLSFRFNIHRNDLFNNIDINEYTNINEGATVRTIEIKTNPQSIHKSINGLYKFIKSLIIYGFSKGEIENYKINEIDFDNIDEQNAEKNNIIDTTNNSSGNDSEKGPSSTSQNMKLDHSGACNEQSEEYILDTKMNEIYTDEIQKIIDYNSCSNVYMNEKREKKLKKHIFENITIEEINNFAKKYFQYLFNIFNEDTSLKPNCVIIHVPYDNFNDLKKSDIKENFYNNIYSEEQIPNYSINIQKQLLSPQYIYQNITENLHRSKYIDLIHQKQKNSSIFSYILKQIKRVEKPQEIHNTNCILKNLNTEPNFDLFKACYNIDHNDNKKIGTINELNNDEFPKSSNTNNFDQDIETTNEKFHEDVKLLNLKNYVLSNKGKKEIENYQLLNGIKINLYKTQIDKKYVYLRLIIPHNDILRKKKNKLQNKNSSFNLLFSIICLFEGGEIENISRENVEIHCSNKNINIYIDINDEYFYIDIYTYNKYENINSAFSILNNIILQTKIEPSSLPRVVDKLKKDFFEYKNNLQSFLLGQTIYYLSDGAIGNQNFDIQDVEKITFESVQNVLNNLFTDLSLFELTIVGDISNRIHYYILHYLGTLKNRNMEAYKNLKETKQLKDIMPLENNAMLQQSISNKHFETPHISNDLIKRKSENNLLDEYNLLCPFKNYEDKLKDDTYVYIKEKEEHAVFLLIGKSANHFGFLPNGVHISLYLIQYLKELLHHKENDHRKKTDDEKNNKNLDTTMIDSELEFISKHINLKDGEGDTFQEIINRKSKLYIHPLFFSIVSYIIQYILNSKFFHHLREKKELTYDSSFEFINYDKYFAGFFTLLVQTNPQDLSIVKKEVLSAFHEFTRNYYNYSDYLIHNAKLSYLNKKNKDLKYFIDKISGMMLTHFPLKYKNKGLLKDNIILNKIQKIDILLVLFILFNQKKNYHISYGISAPEDLWTNLHKNINKLG